The nucleotide window TTCCAACGCCACTGTCACTCGTCGCGCCTCTCGAATCCGCCCTCCGCTGCCAGGTTTGCAAGGACTTCTTCGATAATCCGGTGATTACCTCGTGCAGTCATACATTCTGCTCACTTTGCATTCGGCGGTGTTTAAGCACCGAAGGGAAATGCCCCGCGTGTCGCAGCTCGGATCAGGAATTGAAGTTGCGGCGAAACTGGGCTGTTCAGGAACTGGTTGAAGCGTTTCAGAATGCTAGACCCAGTGTTATAGATTTGGCGAGAAAGGCTGCTGCGCGGGCGAGTGCGACAGAAGAGGCAGAGTCGGAGGAGCCAGCAccgaaaaagagaaaggtcGAGGCGGTAGATGGACCTGCTGCGGAGGGCGTGAGGACTCGATCGCAGACTCGGGGAGTGGGCTCTCAGGAAGACCCTGTTGCGATTGAGGTCATTGAGGATAGTAATGACGAGGAATATGTTCCAGGTGTGTATACTCATCGGCAAAGTTGTGTCGCATGCTAATTGCCACTGAAGAGGACGGACTAGTCGCGTGCCCGATCTGCaaccggaggatgaagaatgagGCGGTATTTCGACATTTGGATACATGTACTGGAGAGCCTGCGCCACCGAAACAGTTGAATTTTGGGTAAGATATGTCTTCTGCAGAGTGTCTACATGTTTGCATCTGACTCGGAATTATAGCTCGTTACAACCAGCGTCGCAGAGACCAAAAGACGCGCTAAATAAAGCACCAGAACGACTGCCCATTATAAACTATTCTTTATTGAAAGATAATGTGCTCCGAAAGAAGTTAAAAGATTTGGGTATACCGAACACGGGCCCGAGGCCCCTTCTGCAACGACGTCACACAGAGTGGATGAATTTATGGAATGCCAACTGCGACTCCAAAACGCCAAAGTCCAAAAGGGAATTGCTGCGAGAACTGGATATCTGGGAACGTACACAAGGCGGCCAAGCGCAATTATCAGGTGATGTCACAGATACCGTCATGCGCAAAGACTTCGATGCGGCGGCCTGGTCAAcgagccatgatgatgacttcaAGCGACTCATTGCGAATGCGCGAAAGAAAAGCGAAGCGCAGGTGCGCACCACGATACCACAAGAAAATGTAGGCACAATTCAGGCAACCGACCAGCTTGCCAGCCAGACAACGTATCAGCCTTCGAGTGCGCCTGTTGTTAAGCACACGGAAGCCATACATGCGGCGGAAGATGCCCACTGCCTGTAGAAGACAAAACCGTCATTGTTCCTGAGGTACAAGCGCAGACGCTCCAGGGCTCAGTCGATAGCCAGATGACCAATGCGCAAAATTAGTCGCACTCAGTGTATATGCCTAGAATGTGCGCATGATGCAGGTCCCCGGCCCTGGAGGATTGTTCATCGTCTTGCGCTAAGCAGTGGTATTAGGGCCTTCCTCGACCGACATCCGAGACAGGCGGTCCTCCAATTCCGATTCCACAGCTCGCTCCGCTGCTGTTCTGCGAGCGGCTTCCTGAGCGCCCTGCTGGAGACTGTCGAGTTCGGCAAGCTTCTTGCGAGtctcttctgcctccttctcttccatctcctcccgcTCCTTGTTCTCCAGTTCCTGCAGCTCGTCGTCGATCTCAGTCTCATCAATCTGTGGACCAGCCTCGTTCATGATGTTTCCGACCTCGTCCACCTTGGACATCTCATCACGCAGCTCTTCTACCACATCCTCGACCCTCTCCGCACCGCCGATCTGACTATGCAAGCCCCGAAGTGCTCCGGTGCTTGCCTCCATGACCTTCACGAATTGCACCTGATCCGTCGCCTGCTCGATTTTGGAATATACCTCCTCAAGCTGCATCAGAGTATCCAGTCTCTGTTTCAGATTATGCTCCGCGAGCTTCTTAGAGCGCACAGCCGAGAGCGCAGAAACGCGGTTCTTGTTCTGCAGAGCCATTTTGGCAGTCGCATTAAGTTCAGTGATTTTGTTCTCCAGGTTTTCCACCTGCTTGGTCATAGTCGCCATGAGCGTTTTGATAGAGGCGACGGCGGTATCTTGCTCTGTGATATCTTTTGGAGCGTCACTGGTTCTGAATTTGATGGTCTGCAACATAATTAGCATCCTACATGGTATAGATAAAACACCGAGACATAGGAATAAAGATACATGCCTTGCCATCGTACGCAATAGCGCCGCTATCACGGGACATATACAGTAACAGCACATCCATATCCACGTCCGACAGGCGACTCCCTTCATCCAAAACACCCGCGAACTCGTTCACGAAGCTTTCCTTGGAATAGACCAAGTCCGTTTTTGACGGACTATTCGCCGTGGCGTTCTTGACTACGCGGTCCGCAACCTCCTATGTGCACACCACATTAGTCCTACCCATTCAACCATGAACCGAACCCAAGTCAACGCAACCTACCTTCAAGTTCTCCACCAGAACCAACTCCTGAGGCTGTAACCTCGGCGTTGCCTCCTCGCCTCCAATCACAACGCCCTTCAACTGCTTCATGCCCCAGCTCATGACAGCCCATGGACTCAACACAGACGTATCAATCCCCCACTGCGGCTTGCGCAAACTCGCTGGGTTAGTCCGATAAAGGTGCAGAGGCACCATGGTTCGATTCCTTGTCGCTTCGTCCTGCATTACACGGAGCCATTATTAGTCACTGTACACCCCCTTTCCTCATAACCTGTATATGGTTGTAACATACAAAAACCGCACCCAGTGCGACAGGCCGTCCACACTCCGGAATCTCCAGATCACGTAGCAAGGATTCATCAGCTCGCAGGATCAAGTGGTTCGCTTTGCCCTTCGAGGCGGGCCCATGTGGAGCGATGTAGCCGTGCTTTGCGGCGGAGGTTAAGGCATGTTCCCAGGCTgcgatgttggtggtgtatCCCTCGGGGTTGGTCTTGCGGTGGATGGGGAAGTCGGAgtagagggaggggaggcggTTTCTGGAACAAACAGGAGATAATGTGTCAGTAAAAGTGGCTAAAGAGGAGAGCAAAGCGGGGGAAGAACGGACTTTCTGAAGGAATCCTGCGAGAGGATATATTGAAGGAGGGTCATCATTGTGGTTGTTATGGTGCGTGGTAGATGAGTATGTAAAGTGAGACAAGGAGAAAATGGATGTAAATGTATCTAAATGTGGTATATATTATGTATTCGCAATAAAGGAAAAGTACACCCCGTCGCTGTAGGCTGGATAGCCCCCGTGCGTGCGTGGTGCTACTGAGGTAGTAGTATCGGGATGTCTATCTGATGTCAATAAATGGGCCACTTCGTCCTTAGCGTTGGTTGTCGGGGAAGTCATCTTATCGATAAGAGGTGGTCACGTGCGATGGTTCTGCTGCCGCGGGAAGATCATTTTCTGCCACCGCCTAATTTTCAACAGATTTCGGAGCCTTCTTTTGGGGACTGTATGTTCTTAAATCCGCTTAAATCCGAGGTTTTCAGAGCGAGGTTCGCTAGGTTCTGCCGGGTTAAGCGGTCTGCAAGGCGGTAAGTATACACACTACGGGACTACGGACATGTTTAGGAGTACAGAGATAGTGATAAATCCAATTTAAGCATAAACACGTAGAGAAACATTAATTGACACATGTCTATGATATTGTATAAACCGATGCGCCCGTCGCACCATTATTGCGTCCCTAAGCTCGTTCGAAGTCGTCATTGGCTGCATTGTCATCATCTCTCGTGCCTTGCGCCGGACCAAGACCGCCCGAATCCAGCGGATTCGAGATCAAGGATTTGCGATTCATGCGCCGGTCCAGCTTCTCGCTGGTTTCTTCCGTGCCCAGTGCTTCGGCAGTGGCTGCCTCGTCCCTTGTGTCTAGCCCTCGGGCTTCTAAGTACTCGACCTTGACGGCGTGTCTTAGGTTGTCAACGAACGTTTGCATCTCGGGCATTGGAAATcccccatcgccatccaaTACATCTGCATATAGTCGCTCCGCCTCCTCGAGAGCAGCTGATGCTAGTGACGGTTTCCCCAGACGAAGCCACATATCGGCGGCAAATACACTCCACATTCCAGCCTTCCGACGTCGAGAGCCCCATTTCATTCCGCTCACCGGTGACCTCGCCGCATAGCATGCCGACACACGCTCGCTGAAGAGGCCCTGGCCGATGGATCCCACAAGCCCAAGGTCCATGGCCCGCATGGCCCATCGAGCGGCGCTTTCCACTGCCGAACCCCCACGAGACTTCAACAATTCCATGGCTAAAGTGAGGCAACGAAGTGCATTAGGTGTGTCTGAGCACCGTGTAAGATAGGAATAACATGCCGTGTCGAACATCTGATCGATTCCGTCGAGCTTCACCTTAGTCCCCATTGCGGCCGGATTGAGAAGCATGCTTACGGCGCACATCTCGTAGGCACCCGCATGGTACTTCCAAGCCTTGTCGTTCGCATAGTCCGACCGAAGAAGCTCATACGTGGATGCTGATAACTTCCAGTCGCGGAGCATGAACGCGAAGTCAGCCATTTTACGCAGAAGGGCTTCAGGCGTGTCTGGCCTATAGTAACCGTGAGCGACATCGTAGTTTCCGCTGGCTCCTCCCGATGTGAGGCTGGAACGAGAGCCAGTTCCGAACCCCGCCCATCTCCGTGACATGGACATGAATCGGCCACTGATACCACGCCTACGGGAGGCCACCTGGTCATTCCAAACAGCGACTCGGTTTTCCATGAATGGTATGACGGACTGTGCAACTAGCTCTCGAATGAAGGCCTTGATTGCCATAATGTCCGAGTCGAAAAGGTAAAGACCATTATTATCCAGGTCAACCAAGGGCTCTATTAATCGTCAGTAAGTGCGGTATTGTAGATGCAGGGGTCTAGTCATACCCGCTCCACCCGAAAGTCGCTCAGTAGGCGAGAGCCATTCGCATTCAGGAACTTGAACACTGTCATCATCGGTGACCACGCACTGATTGCTGCGCAGCCTCAACAAGTGGCAATGTAACCCGAAATGACGCTTCATTTGGTCGTACAGCTTGGTTGATTCGGCAATGTCATCCCGATCCTCGTCATGAACGAGCACGTAGTACCGGAGGTATTCAGAGTGACACCAATCTGGCAACCTCCTGGGCCCATTGCTCGTATCCGCATACAATTGTCTGAGAGTTTCAAGCGGGGCAGTATTGCGTGAGCTAATAGCAATGACGCTGGCCACTGGATGTCGAAATGTTTCATGTGGCGTGGCCGAGGATATCGATAGAAGGTGTCGAAGAAATACTTTGTATAAAGGGGATGTTGTAGGAAAATTCAAGAAATCTCTGGGGCGCATTGATCCGCCCAGCGGATCATCTGTCGTGCCCAATTGCTTCTCCAAGACCTCTTCCACCTGTACCAGGGAGGGGTTTCGCCCTGAGCTCGAATTGGTAGGGGGCGGGCTGTTGCTGGCCAAGTTCACAAAGCGCACCCCGTAGTCTTCCCAGCCACGACTCGACCCCACGCTGTCCCTTATGACCAACTTCCCGGGCACATTCTCGCCGAAAGGGCGAATCAACTCCCAGAAACCACCAGCGAAGCCTTTCTGTCGTACCAACTCATCGGTGTCCGCTGATGCATAGACTCCAACCACCGGGGAGAACGAGCGTATGATTAGAGAACGGATTTCCTCCGCGCCATCGAAACGACCTTCTACCGGGGATCCCAGGGATGATCGGGCTAATTGTGGAGTCGACGATCGGAAAGAAGGAGCACGAGGCGATGCGGACCTAATCGG belongs to Aspergillus luchuensis IFO 4308 DNA, chromosome 3, nearly complete sequence and includes:
- a CDS encoding putative vacuolar sorting protein SNF7 family protein (COG:U;~EggNog:ENOG410PIFR;~InterPro:IPR005024;~PFAM:PF03357;~go_process: GO:0007034 - vacuolar transport [Evidence IEA]), encoding MMTLLQYILSQDSFRKNRLPSLYSDFPIHRKTNPEGYTTNIAAWEHALTSAAKHGYIAPHGPASKGKANHLILRADESLLRDLEIPECGRPVALGAVFDEATRNRTMVPLHLYRTNPASLRKPQWGIDTSVLSPWAVMSWGMKQLKGVVIGGEEATPRLQPQELVLVENLKEVADRVVKNATANSPSKTDLVYSKESFVNEFAGVLDEGSRLSDVDMDVLLLYMSRDSGAIAYDGKTIKFRTSDAPKDITEQDTAVASIKTLMATMTKQVENLENKITELNATAKMALQNKNRVSALSAVRSKKLAEHNLKQRLDTLMQLEEVYSKIEQATDQVQFVKVMEASTGALRGLHSQIGGAERVEDVVEELRDEMSKVDEVGNIMNEAGPQIDETEIDDELQELENKEREEMEEKEAEETRKKLAELDSLQQGAQEAARRTAAERAVESELEDRLSRMSVEEGPNTTA
- the rad18 gene encoding E3 ubiquitin-protein ligase RAD18 (COG:L;~EggNog:ENOG410PJ1F;~InterPro:IPR001841,IPR003034,IPR017907,IPR004580, IPR039577,IPR006642,IPR013083;~PFAM:PF14634,PF13920,PF00097,PF13445,PF02037, PF13923;~go_function: GO:0003677 - DNA binding [Evidence IEA];~go_function: GO:0003697 - single-stranded DNA binding [Evidence IEA];~go_function: GO:0061630 - ubiquitin protein ligase activity [Evidence IEA];~go_process: GO:0006281 - DNA repair [Evidence IEA];~go_process: GO:0006301 - postreplication repair [Evidence IEA];~go_process: GO:0006513 - protein monoubiquitination [Evidence IEA]); the protein is MDQTFDLPDSTDWLPTPLSLVAPLESALRCQVCKDFFDNPVITSCSHTFCSLCIRRCLSTEGKCPACRSSDQELKLRRNWAVQELVEAFQNARPSVIDLARKAAARASATEEAESEEPAPKKRKVEAVDGPAAEGVRTRSQTRGVGSQEDPVAIEVIEDSNDEEYVPEDGLVACPICNRRMKNEAVFRHLDTCTGEPAPPKQLNFGSLQPASQRPKDALNKAPERLPIINYSLLKDNVLRKKLKDLGIPNTGPRPLLQRRHTEWMNLWNANCDSKTPKSKRELLRELDIWERTQGGQAQLSGDVTDTVMRKDFDAAAWSTSHDDDFKRLIANARKKSEAQVRTTIPQENVGTIQATDQLASQTTYQPSSAPVVKHTEAIHAAEDAHCL
- a CDS encoding TRAPP III-specific subunit 85 family protein (BUSCO:EOG09260W8D;~COG:D;~EggNog:ENOG410PKG3;~InterPro:IPR024420;~PFAM:PF12739), which encodes MTSPGDAAPVKPPPSFSPGVPRVASKSRYPNQRRDSSPALDADLVDSRIRSPTPPLTATTAELPIRSASPRAPSFRSSTPQLARSSLGSPVEGRFDGAEEIRSLIIRSFSPVVGVYASADTDELVRQKGFAGGFWELIRPFGENVPGKLVIRDSVGSSRGWEDYGVRFVNLASNSPPPTNSSSGRNPSLVQVEEVLEKQLGTTDDPLGGSMRPRDFLNFPTTSPLYKVFLRHLLSISSATPHETFRHPVASVIAISSRNTAPLETLRQLYADTSNGPRRLPDWCHSEYLRYYVLVHDEDRDDIAESTKLYDQMKRHFGLHCHLLRLRSNQCVVTDDDSVQVPECEWLSPTERLSGGAEPLVDLDNNGLYLFDSDIMAIKAFIRELVAQSVIPFMENRVAVWNDQVASRRRGISGRFMSMSRRWAGFGTGSRSSLTSGGASGNYDVAHGYYRPDTPEALLRKMADFAFMLRDWKLSASTYELLRSDYANDKAWKYHAGAYEMCAVSMLLNPAAMGTKVKLDGIDQMFDTACYSYLTRCSDTPNALRCLTLAMELLKSRGGSAVESAARWAMRAMDLGLVGSIGQGLFSERVSACYAARSPVSGMKWGSRRRKAGMWSVFAADMWLRLGKPSLASAALEEAERLYADVLDGDGGFPMPEMQTFVDNLRHAVKVEYLEARGLDTRDEAATAEALGTEETSEKLDRRMNRKSLISNPLDSGGLGPAQGTRDDDNAANDDFERA